The Polynucleobacter sp. HIN7 genomic interval CTGAACAATCAATTCATTATTCAGGGTGCACAATCCCCAGAGCTCTTTGCGGAAGCTCTGCGTGATTGCGCCAATGGCGTGATCTAAATCCCAGCACTTCTAATGAATACAATGACGGTATTCATTTTGGAGGGTAGCTCATGATTCACGGAATTCAAATCAACCCACGGCACGAACCTACCGAATTAGGCATTCATGCGCTGCGTGGTATGCCATCCACCGTGATAAGCGATATGTTGGGACGCACCCTGGTTGCCAAGGGTATTCTGCCGATTCATCGCGCGCCAATGTCGGTCTGCGGTAATGCCTTCACCATTAAAGTTCATACAGCAGATAACCTCATGGTTCACAAAGCATTACAAATGGTGCGCCCAGGGGATGTGATGGTGATTGATGCCGAGGGCGATACCGGTTGCGCGGTGATTGGTGAGATCTTGACGCGCGTTGCTAAAAGTCGCGGCGTCGTCGGTATCGTTGTCGATGGTGCAGTGCGCGATGTCGATGCGCTCGAGGAGTTAGCCTTCCCATGCTGGGCACGTGGTATTAGTTTGCGTGGCCCCTTAAAGGATGGACCAGGCGCAATTAATATACCCGTCTCCATCGGCGGGATGATTGTCAACCCTGGAGACATTATCTTGGGTGATCGCGACGGCGTGATTGCTGTTCCTCCAACTCTTGCTGCAGAAGCAGCCCGTCTTGGCCAAGAAAAGATCAAGCAAGAACAAGAGATTCTCAAAACAATCGAAGCCGGAACTTATGCGGCACCATGGGTTGATGAGCTACTCATCAAAAAAGGGGTGAAGCTTTAATTACAA includes:
- a CDS encoding RraA family protein; protein product: MIHGIQINPRHEPTELGIHALRGMPSTVISDMLGRTLVAKGILPIHRAPMSVCGNAFTIKVHTADNLMVHKALQMVRPGDVMVIDAEGDTGCAVIGEILTRVAKSRGVVGIVVDGAVRDVDALEELAFPCWARGISLRGPLKDGPGAINIPVSIGGMIVNPGDIILGDRDGVIAVPPTLAAEAARLGQEKIKQEQEILKTIEAGTYAAPWVDELLIKKGVKL